One part of the Pseudemcibacter aquimaris genome encodes these proteins:
- a CDS encoding ArsR/SmtB family transcription factor, with protein sequence MTLTLDQLLHALKGAGEETRLRILALFKSGELTVTEIVSVLRQSQPRISRHLRLLCEAGLLERHREGTWIFYRLSEGKEQSKLVKSILDFMPYDDQILQHDQERLSEVKRERDRKAAEYFNDNAANWDQIRSLYVPEQQVEEYLLKVTKDMQIEEMLDVGTGTGRMLELFSQNATSGVGIDLSREMLAIARSHLEQKSINHMQVRQGDMYDLALPDQAMDLVIFHQVLHFADDPLAAIKETARILRPNGRVVIVDFLPHKIEKLREEYAHRRLGFSKSEVQDWCSLTGLNLKSTEIMKGSELDIAIWVATKK encoded by the coding sequence ATGACATTAACTTTGGACCAATTATTACATGCATTGAAGGGCGCGGGTGAAGAAACCCGTTTGCGTATTCTTGCGCTTTTTAAAAGTGGTGAACTGACGGTAACGGAAATTGTATCGGTCCTTAGACAAAGCCAGCCAAGAATTTCAAGACATCTTAGGTTATTATGTGAAGCGGGTCTTTTAGAACGCCACCGTGAAGGGACTTGGATTTTTTATCGCCTTTCAGAAGGAAAAGAACAGTCAAAACTGGTGAAATCCATTTTGGATTTTATGCCTTATGATGATCAGATTTTACAACATGATCAAGAACGCCTTTCTGAGGTTAAGCGCGAAAGAGACAGAAAAGCCGCTGAATATTTTAACGATAATGCCGCAAACTGGGATCAAATCAGATCACTTTATGTTCCCGAGCAACAGGTTGAAGAGTATCTTTTGAAAGTTACAAAAGATATGCAAATTGAAGAAATGCTTGATGTTGGCACGGGAACCGGACGAATGCTTGAGCTCTTTTCTCAGAATGCGACGTCCGGCGTAGGAATTGATTTAAGCAGAGAAATGCTTGCTATAGCCAGATCGCATCTTGAGCAAAAGAGCATAAACCATATGCAGGTAAGACAGGGTGATATGTATGATCTTGCATTACCTGATCAAGCAATGGATTTGGTTATTTTCCACCAAGTGTTACACTTTGCTGATGACCCGCTGGCGGCGATTAAAGAAACGGCCAGAATTTTAAGACCAAATGGTCGTGTGGTCATTGTTGATTTTCTTCCTCATAAAATTGAAAAATTACGTGAGGAATATGCCCATAGAAGACTAGGGTTCTCAAAATCAGAAGTTCAGGACTGGTGTTCATTAACAGGATTAAACCTTAAATCCACTGAGATTATGAAGGGCAGCGAATTGGATATCGCCATTTGGGTTGCCACTAAGAAATAA
- the metF gene encoding methylenetetrahydrofolate reductase: MNNNQKEDLLRPSQFAATAKDIDVSFEFFPPKTDKMEETLWQSIRKLEPLNPSMVSVTYGAGGSTRERTHSTVERILNETSLTPAAHLTCVGATKDEVDEVARAYWDAGVRHIVALRGDMPKIGQAYEPHSGGYENAADLVNGLKKIGDFDISVAAYPEMHPDSADVNADIDNLKRKIDAGADRAITQYFFDTDIYFRFMDKVLAAGIDVPIVPGIMPVTNFKMAKNFSERCGTSVPTWLERLFDGLEDAHDVRRHVASMVTAEQCLRLYQGGVKNYHFYTLNRSDLTYTICHILGIRPQGGSND, from the coding sequence ATGAATAATAATCAAAAGGAAGACTTGCTTAGACCAAGTCAATTTGCCGCGACAGCAAAGGATATTGACGTTTCGTTCGAATTTTTCCCCCCTAAAACGGACAAAATGGAAGAAACGTTATGGCAAAGTATTAGAAAACTTGAACCGCTTAACCCGTCTATGGTTTCTGTAACGTACGGTGCGGGCGGCAGTACGCGTGAACGAACACATAGTACTGTTGAACGTATTTTAAATGAAACGTCACTTACGCCGGCGGCGCATTTAACATGTGTCGGCGCAACAAAAGACGAAGTCGACGAAGTGGCGCGCGCATACTGGGATGCGGGTGTTCGTCATATTGTTGCTCTTCGTGGTGATATGCCAAAAATTGGTCAGGCCTATGAACCCCACAGCGGTGGTTATGAAAATGCGGCCGACCTTGTGAACGGATTAAAGAAAATCGGTGATTTTGATATTTCCGTTGCTGCTTATCCTGAAATGCATCCAGATAGTGCTGATGTCAATGCGGATATTGATAACCTGAAACGAAAAATTGATGCGGGAGCAGACCGCGCTATAACGCAGTATTTCTTTGATACGGATATTTATTTCCGCTTTATGGATAAGGTTTTGGCGGCAGGCATTGATGTTCCAATTGTGCCAGGCATTATGCCGGTTACGAATTTTAAAATGGCCAAGAATTTCTCTGAAAGATGCGGTACATCTGTGCCAACTTGGCTAGAAAGATTATTTGATGGTCTTGAAGACGCACATGATGTCAGACGCCATGTGGCATCAATGGTGACGGCTGAACAATGTTTGCGTCTTTATCAGGGCGGAGTAAAGAATTATCATTTTTATACCCTGAACAGATCTGATCTGACATATACTATTTGTCATATTCTGGGCATTAGACCACAAGGAGGGTCAAATGACTGA
- the scpA gene encoding methylmalonyl-CoA mutase translates to MDKRRATIDDWQKLVSGELRNRELDDLTWDTPEGIKVKPLYTADDVADIPQRENLPGFFPFTRGVRGSMYAGRPWTIRQYAGFSTAEESNAFYHRNLKAGQMGLSVAFDLATHRGYDSDHERVEGDVGKAGVAIDSVEDMKILFDGIPLDKMSVSMTMNGAVIPCLAFYIVAAEEQGVAHDQLSGTIQNDILKEFMVRNTYIYPPDASMRIVGDIIDYTSREMPRYNSISISGYHMQEAGATQLQELAYTLADGMEYVRTAMNKGLDIDDFAPRLSFFFAIGMNFFMEVAKLRAARTIWAQIMENFGAKKPKSMMLRTHCQTSGASLTEKDPYNNVIRTTIEAMASMLGGTQSLHTNSFDEAIALPTDDSARIARNTQIILQEETGMTNVVDPLGGSYYVESLTNELVQEAWKIISEIEDMGGMTKAVAKGLPKLEIEKASALKQARIDRGEETVVGVNKYVLDEEKDINILEIDNVAVRKSQIKKLKKVKAERDEEKCQAALNALTETAKSNGNLLKAAIVAARARATLGEISKAMEDVFGRHRADVKSISGVYGGAYHGDNDYMDIQKRVENFEDKVGRRPRILVAKMGQDGHDRGAKVIATAFADIGFDVDIGPLFQTPAETAREAVENDVHIVGVSSQAAGHKTLVPALTDALKSEGADDIMVIAGGVIPAQDYDDLYKAGVSAIFGPGTNIPAAAAEILDKLEEHF, encoded by the coding sequence GTGGATAAAAGGCGCGCAACCATTGATGACTGGCAAAAGCTTGTTTCCGGTGAACTTAGGAACCGTGAACTTGATGACCTGACGTGGGACACACCAGAAGGAATTAAGGTAAAACCGCTTTATACCGCGGATGATGTTGCGGATATCCCGCAACGTGAAAATTTACCGGGCTTTTTCCCTTTTACCCGTGGCGTGCGCGGCAGCATGTATGCGGGGCGCCCATGGACGATCCGTCAATATGCCGGTTTTTCGACGGCAGAAGAAAGCAATGCATTCTATCACCGTAATTTAAAAGCCGGCCAAATGGGTCTTTCGGTGGCGTTTGATCTTGCAACACACCGTGGATATGACAGCGATCATGAACGGGTTGAGGGCGACGTGGGCAAAGCGGGCGTTGCCATCGATAGTGTCGAAGATATGAAAATCCTGTTCGATGGTATCCCGCTTGATAAAATGTCTGTATCCATGACCATGAATGGCGCCGTAATCCCGTGTCTTGCGTTTTATATTGTCGCAGCGGAAGAGCAGGGCGTTGCCCATGATCAATTAAGCGGCACTATTCAAAATGATATCTTAAAAGAATTTATGGTCAGGAATACTTATATTTACCCGCCGGACGCAAGCATGCGGATTGTGGGCGATATCATTGATTATACATCCCGCGAAATGCCGCGTTATAACAGTATATCCATTTCCGGCTATCATATGCAGGAAGCCGGGGCAACGCAGCTTCAGGAACTTGCCTATACGCTGGCGGATGGGATGGAATATGTACGAACCGCGATGAACAAGGGGTTAGATATTGATGATTTTGCCCCGCGTTTAAGTTTCTTTTTCGCGATCGGAATGAATTTCTTTATGGAAGTTGCTAAGCTACGCGCGGCCCGTACCATTTGGGCGCAAATCATGGAAAATTTCGGTGCTAAAAAACCGAAAAGCATGATGTTAAGAACCCATTGTCAAACATCTGGTGCATCACTCACTGAAAAAGATCCCTATAACAATGTTATCAGAACCACGATCGAGGCCATGGCATCCATGCTTGGCGGCACGCAATCGTTACATACAAATTCATTTGATGAAGCTATTGCCCTGCCAACCGATGACAGCGCCCGTATTGCCAGAAACACACAAATTATACTGCAGGAAGAAACAGGCATGACCAATGTGGTTGATCCGCTTGGTGGGTCATATTATGTGGAAAGCCTTACCAATGAATTGGTGCAGGAAGCGTGGAAAATTATCTCTGAAATCGAAGACATGGGCGGCATGACAAAGGCTGTTGCCAAGGGATTACCGAAACTTGAAATTGAAAAAGCATCGGCCTTAAAACAAGCGCGTATTGACCGCGGTGAAGAAACGGTGGTTGGCGTTAATAAATATGTTCTTGATGAAGAAAAAGACATCAACATTCTTGAAATTGATAATGTGGCCGTACGTAAATCACAGATCAAAAAACTTAAGAAAGTAAAAGCAGAACGTGACGAAGAAAAATGTCAGGCGGCGCTTAATGCCTTAACCGAAACGGCGAAGAGTAACGGTAACCTGCTAAAAGCCGCGATTGTGGCGGCGCGTGCCCGTGCGACCCTTGGTGAAATATCAAAAGCAATGGAAGATGTCTTTGGTCGTCACCGCGCTGATGTAAAATCCATTTCCGGGGTTTACGGTGGTGCCTATCATGGGGATAATGATTATATGGATATTCAAAAACGCGTCGAAAATTTCGAAGATAAGGTGGGCCGCAGGCCACGTATCCTTGTTGCCAAAATGGGACAGGATGGTCATGATCGTGGTGCCAAGGTGATCGCAACCGCTTTTGCCGATATTGGTTTTGATGTTGATATTGGTCCGCTGTTCCAAACACCCGCCGAAACTGCACGTGAAGCGGTGGAAAATGATGTTCATATTGTTGGCGTATCATCACAAGCCGCCGGACATAAAACATTGGTGCCCGCATTGACTGATGCCTTAAAATCAGAAGGGGCGGATGATATCATGGTGATCGCGGGCGGCGTGATCCCGGCGCAGGATTATGATGATCTTTACAAGGCGGGGGTATCCGCTATATTTGGTCCAGGAACCAATATCCCGGCTGCGGCCGCGGAAATACTTGATAAATTAGAAGAACATTTTTAA
- the blaOXA gene encoding class D beta-lactamase, whose protein sequence is MKIKAFILFLMMGVMTHAQEISENSDITALFDAESVTGTFVLYDPEKDQYIGHNASRAKERFIPASSYKIAHTLIGLSVGAVFDVDEILPYGGKPAYLKIWEKNMSLRDAIKISNVPIYQALARRIGPDAMKEGLAKLEYGNQKIGDKIDQFWLDGPLEISAVEQVQFLGKLANEQLPFMKLHQRAVAEITTYEKTDDYTLHAKSGLTTFSDPDTGWWVGWVTRNGIHYPFALNIDVMNDQDIAKREALAKASLRILGLL, encoded by the coding sequence ATGAAAATTAAAGCATTTATTTTATTCTTGATGATGGGTGTGATGACCCATGCTCAAGAAATTAGCGAAAATTCAGATATCACTGCACTTTTTGATGCTGAAAGTGTCACAGGAACCTTTGTATTATATGATCCTGAAAAAGATCAATATATCGGTCATAATGCATCGCGCGCGAAAGAGCGGTTTATTCCAGCCAGCAGTTATAAAATTGCTCATACATTGATCGGACTTTCGGTTGGTGCCGTATTTGATGTTGATGAAATTCTCCCCTACGGCGGCAAGCCGGCATATTTAAAAATCTGGGAAAAGAATATGTCGCTTCGGGATGCGATTAAAATTTCCAATGTGCCGATTTATCAGGCATTGGCCCGCCGCATCGGTCCTGATGCGATGAAAGAGGGGTTAGCGAAATTAGAATATGGTAATCAAAAAATTGGCGACAAAATTGACCAATTCTGGCTTGATGGTCCACTTGAAATCAGCGCAGTTGAGCAAGTGCAGTTTCTTGGTAAACTTGCAAATGAACAGTTACCCTTCATGAAATTGCATCAACGTGCGGTGGCGGAAATCACGACATATGAAAAAACGGATGATTATACTTTACATGCGAAAAGCGGTCTGACAACATTCTCTGATCCTGACACCGGTTGGTGGGTTGGATGGGTGACCCGTAACGGCATTCATTACCCATTTGCTTTGAATATTGACGTTATGAATGATCAGGACATTGCAAAACGTGAAGCTTTGGCGAAAGCGTCATTAAGAATTTTGGGGCTATTGTAA
- a CDS encoding DUF6326 family protein: MDQSGKRKLEDKSVPVKIKLALLWAALMFLYVYNDYFSMYLPGTIEDMSTGQIGPLGDATEMVLVSVSMILAIPALMVFLSAALPATYSRWLNVILGVAYTIIEALTITMPHLFYQIVVVFEICVTLSIVYYAIRWPKEA, encoded by the coding sequence ATGGATCAAAGTGGTAAAAGAAAATTAGAAGACAAATCAGTTCCGGTAAAAATCAAGCTCGCGCTTCTTTGGGCGGCATTAATGTTTTTATATGTCTATAATGATTATTTCAGCATGTATCTGCCGGGAACGATAGAAGATATGAGCACGGGACAAATTGGTCCACTTGGTGATGCAACTGAAATGGTACTCGTTTCTGTATCGATGATTTTAGCCATTCCTGCTCTTATGGTTTTTCTTTCGGCAGCACTCCCGGCGACCTATAGCCGGTGGCTAAATGTAATACTTGGGGTCGCCTACACAATCATTGAAGCATTAACAATTACCATGCCACACCTGTTTTATCAGATCGTAGTGGTGTTTGAAATTTGCGTCACGCTTTCTATTGTTTATTATGCGATCCGGTGGCCGAAAGAAGCGTAG
- a CDS encoding Mrp/NBP35 family ATP-binding protein: MSDVKRDQLIEALKTIINPVTKENIIDSGMVQGLVIKDGNVGYALNIDPAHVEAMEQLRGTCDNLLHQIYGVKKVTSVLTAERDAANEPPKPGFGEKRTFQQKPQPKPFGGHGTPPPQDGPQGIPGVKHIIAVASGKGGVGKSTTSINLALSFSKLGLKAGIFDLDIYGPSVPRLMGLSDARPESLENGQITPLKNHDIVSMSIGYLMEKDAATIWRGPMVMGAIQQMVRDVKWDLFGPLDVLVIDLPPGTGDAQLTMVQNIKLDGAVIVSTPQDLALIDARKAITMFDKTNTRCFGVIENMSYFVCPSCGERADIFGHGGAKETAAEKGMEFLGGIPLHMEIRETADAGNPIVISNPDSEHSKRYIDIADRVLEVL, translated from the coding sequence ATGTCAGACGTCAAGCGTGATCAGCTTATTGAAGCCCTAAAAACCATTATAAATCCAGTAACTAAGGAAAATATCATTGATTCCGGCATGGTACAGGGACTGGTCATCAAAGACGGTAATGTTGGATACGCGCTTAATATTGATCCCGCCCATGTTGAGGCAATGGAACAATTGCGCGGCACTTGCGATAACCTGCTGCATCAGATTTACGGCGTTAAAAAAGTAACATCGGTTTTAACCGCTGAACGCGATGCTGCAAATGAACCGCCAAAACCGGGTTTTGGTGAAAAACGCACCTTTCAGCAAAAACCACAACCCAAGCCATTTGGTGGCCATGGTACACCACCACCACAAGATGGACCACAAGGCATCCCGGGCGTAAAACACATCATCGCTGTTGCCAGTGGTAAGGGCGGTGTCGGCAAATCAACCACTTCAATCAATCTTGCGCTTTCTTTTTCAAAACTTGGATTAAAGGCTGGGATTTTTGATCTTGATATTTATGGACCAAGTGTGCCGCGCCTTATGGGACTGTCGGATGCAAGACCGGAATCACTAGAAAATGGTCAGATCACACCCCTGAAAAATCATGATATTGTCAGTATGTCTATTGGATACCTGATGGAAAAAGATGCTGCGACAATTTGGCGTGGCCCAATGGTGATGGGCGCCATTCAACAAATGGTAAGGGATGTCAAATGGGACCTGTTTGGCCCGCTTGATGTACTTGTTATTGACCTGCCACCAGGAACAGGCGACGCGCAACTGACCATGGTTCAAAATATCAAACTTGATGGTGCTGTCATTGTTTCAACACCACAGGACCTTGCCCTGATCGACGCACGAAAAGCGATCACCATGTTTGATAAGACAAACACACGCTGTTTCGGTGTCATTGAAAATATGAGCTATTTTGTCTGCCCAAGCTGTGGTGAGCGCGCCGATATCTTTGGTCATGGCGGCGCCAAGGAAACAGCCGCCGAGAAAGGCATGGAATTTTTAGGTGGCATTCCACTTCACATGGAAATTCGCGAAACAGCAGATGCCGGCAATCCAATCGTCATCAGCAATCCGGACAGCGAACATTCAAAACGATATATTGATATTGCGGACAGGGTTTTGGAAGTTTTATAA
- the hflK gene encoding FtsH protease activity modulator HflK: MSWQNNGGDRGPWGQGPKRGGGGGNDGPPDIDELIRKGQDKFKSAFGGGGGGGGASDLGGGKGIGTALLVLVGVWLYACFYTVDAGEEGVVTRFGALVKTSQPGIHFHFVPVESVETTNIDQERSTEIGFASEKERQMLTGDENIVDAQFRVFWQIKDVANFQFNLKDPQFSVKSIAESAMREVVARTEVERVITSDKAGIEEEVRQITQRILDSYEAGITITRVNLAEVRPPVEISDAFNDVQKAEADRDRTISLAMLEQNRIVPEARGQAAKMLQEAEAYKERVIAEAEGEASRFESILAEYSKAKDVTRSRLYLDTMQQVLSGTNKIVIDNDGGGVVPYLPLNEINKRSGGSSNQPNSGQ; this comes from the coding sequence ATGTCGTGGCAAAATAACGGTGGTGATCGTGGACCATGGGGGCAGGGCCCAAAAAGAGGCGGTGGCGGCGGTAACGATGGCCCACCTGATATTGATGAGCTGATCCGTAAAGGCCAGGATAAGTTTAAAAGCGCCTTTGGCGGCGGCGGTGGAGGCGGTGGCGCTTCTGACCTTGGCGGCGGTAAAGGGATCGGTACGGCATTACTTGTATTGGTTGGTGTATGGCTATACGCATGTTTTTATACGGTTGATGCCGGTGAAGAAGGTGTCGTAACACGCTTTGGTGCCCTTGTTAAAACATCGCAGCCTGGCATTCATTTTCACTTTGTGCCTGTTGAATCTGTTGAAACGACAAACATTGATCAGGAACGTTCAACGGAAATTGGTTTTGCAAGCGAAAAAGAACGTCAAATGCTTACTGGTGATGAAAATATCGTGGACGCACAGTTTCGTGTTTTCTGGCAGATTAAAGATGTGGCAAATTTCCAATTTAATCTGAAAGACCCACAGTTTAGTGTAAAATCCATTGCGGAAAGCGCCATGCGTGAAGTGGTTGCCAGAACCGAAGTTGAACGCGTAATTACGAGTGATAAAGCTGGTATCGAAGAAGAAGTACGTCAAATTACACAACGTATTTTGGATAGTTATGAAGCCGGTATTACCATTACACGCGTGAACCTTGCGGAAGTAAGACCACCTGTTGAAATTTCTGATGCCTTTAACGATGTTCAAAAGGCGGAAGCAGACCGTGACCGTACAATCAGTCTTGCGATGCTAGAACAAAACAGAATTGTGCCGGAAGCACGTGGTCAGGCCGCAAAAATGTTGCAAGAAGCAGAAGCCTATAAAGAGCGTGTTATTGCAGAGGCAGAAGGTGAGGCATCAAGATTTGAATCGATCTTAGCGGAATATTCAAAAGCAAAAGATGTGACCCGCAGTAGACTTTATCTTGATACAATGCAGCAGGTTCTTTCTGGTACCAATAAAATCGTGATTGATAACGATGGGGGCGGCGTCGTGCCTTACCTGCCGCTTAATGAAATTAACAAACGTTCTGGTGGTTCATCCAACCAACCAAACAGTGGCCAATAA
- the hflC gene encoding protease modulator HflC produces the protein MMNKSALFGLIFVGLALVGFSVSTYQIKETNQAIILKFGEYQRTVKEAGLHFKMPIIEDVVFFDKRVRLLDMEEYTIFTSDQKRMNVDAFLEYKIEDPLRVYQALRTELRAEARLRDISESSVREVFGLQQLNTALSGERIGIINAVRESVTAEASELGIQIVDLRIKRTDLPPENSAPIFQSMIADRNQVARETRARGQEEALRITSKAERDRTVILAEATRDSEKLRGEGDAIAAKIYADAYSKDPEFYAFYRSMEVYKNAMKNGDTSMVLSPDSEFFKYFENMGGN, from the coding sequence ATGATGAATAAATCAGCTTTATTTGGACTTATCTTTGTTGGTCTTGCGCTTGTTGGTTTCAGCGTTTCAACATATCAGATTAAAGAAACCAATCAGGCGATCATTCTAAAGTTCGGTGAATATCAAAGAACGGTGAAAGAGGCAGGCCTTCATTTTAAAATGCCTATTATTGAAGATGTTGTCTTCTTTGATAAACGTGTTCGTCTTTTAGATATGGAAGAATACACCATCTTTACATCAGACCAGAAGCGTATGAATGTGGATGCTTTCCTTGAATATAAAATTGAAGATCCGCTTCGTGTTTATCAAGCGCTTCGTACGGAACTTCGTGCGGAAGCAAGATTACGCGACATTTCAGAATCAAGCGTGCGTGAGGTATTCGGTCTTCAGCAGCTTAATACAGCATTAAGTGGTGAACGTATCGGTATTATTAATGCTGTTAGAGAATCTGTAACAGCCGAAGCATCAGAACTTGGTATTCAGATTGTTGATCTTCGTATTAAACGTACGGACCTACCACCAGAAAACAGTGCGCCGATTTTCCAAAGTATGATTGCTGACCGTAATCAAGTGGCCCGTGAAACTCGTGCCCGTGGTCAGGAAGAAGCACTTAGAATTACTTCGAAAGCGGAACGCGACCGTACTGTTATTCTTGCGGAAGCAACAAGAGATTCTGAAAAACTTCGCGGTGAAGGTGATGCAATTGCAGCAAAAATTTATGCGGATGCTTATAGTAAGGATCCAGAATTTTATGCATTCTACCGTTCAATGGAAGTGTATAAAAACGCCATGAAAAATGGCGATACATCCATGGTGCTTTCACCGGATAGTGAATTTTTCAAATATTTTGAAAATATGGGGGGCAATTAA
- a CDS encoding DUF2065 domain-containing protein → MTDIIIAIGLVLVIEGLLYALFPNNMKRMMAMALEQPAESLRNAGLIAAIIGIAIIYLIK, encoded by the coding sequence ATGACGGATATCATTATCGCAATCGGTCTCGTGTTGGTGATAGAGGGTCTTTTATATGCCCTCTTTCCCAACAATATGAAACGGATGATGGCGATGGCGTTGGAACAACCGGCAGAAAGCTTGCGTAACGCCGGATTAATCGCCGCCATCATCGGTATTGCGATAATTTATTTGATAAAGTGA
- a CDS encoding Do family serine endopeptidase — translation MTLIKKVSGAFIILAYMVLTPSLSNAQGAPDSFADLSEELLPAVVNVYTTQNIRVDRNRRGGGAFPPGSPFEEFFRRFGEPNQDGEESDRNSRPRVQQRRSLGSGFIIDAEGIIITNNHVIDEADEISIRLQDGTELEAEVIGKDDKVDLAVLKVEADEPLPFVRFGDDTQSRVGDWVLAIGNPLGLGGTVTAGIISARNRNINSGPYDDYIQTDAAINRGNSGGPMFNMDGEVIGVNTAIYSQTGGNIGIGFAVPSTQAQIVIAQLREYGRTKRGRIGVRITEVSDEIAESLGLENSNGALVNSVEEDSPSERAGVEFGDIIIEFNGTEIKEMRDLTSTVANTEIGSTVPMIVLREGERKTLRITIDELDEGNGDEEESSEGDDEGSSDTESIIDLTLAELDDDAREELEIDEDIQGVLITSVDYDSGREGLRRLRRGDVIVEVTQRDVSSIEDVKERIEAQKSAGRSVVLLSVYRRGEYAHVPISLDEDEEEE, via the coding sequence ATGACATTAATTAAAAAAGTATCAGGTGCGTTCATCATATTAGCATATATGGTTCTGACGCCATCACTATCTAATGCGCAAGGGGCGCCAGATAGTTTTGCTGATCTATCGGAAGAACTGCTTCCGGCGGTGGTAAACGTATACACCACACAAAATATTCGCGTTGATAGAAACAGAAGAGGCGGCGGCGCATTCCCGCCGGGATCACCATTTGAAGAGTTCTTCAGACGTTTCGGTGAACCAAATCAGGATGGTGAAGAAAGCGACCGCAATAGCCGCCCACGTGTACAGCAACGCCGCTCACTTGGTTCCGGGTTTATTATTGATGCGGAAGGTATCATTATTACGAATAACCACGTAATTGATGAAGCTGATGAAATTTCAATTCGTCTTCAGGATGGTACAGAACTTGAAGCCGAGGTCATTGGTAAAGATGACAAGGTTGATCTTGCTGTTCTTAAGGTCGAAGCAGATGAGCCGCTTCCATTTGTAAGATTTGGTGATGATACGCAATCTCGTGTTGGTGATTGGGTATTGGCGATTGGTAACCCGCTGGGTCTTGGTGGTACTGTTACAGCAGGTATTATTTCCGCACGTAACCGTAATATCAATTCAGGTCCTTATGATGATTATATCCAAACGGATGCTGCGATTAACCGTGGTAACAGTGGTGGCCCAATGTTTAATATGGACGGCGAAGTGATCGGCGTGAATACGGCGATTTATTCACAAACAGGTGGTAACATTGGTATTGGTTTTGCTGTTCCGTCAACACAAGCGCAAATCGTAATTGCACAGCTTCGTGAATATGGCCGCACAAAACGTGGTCGTATCGGTGTTCGTATCACAGAAGTTTCTGATGAAATTGCAGAAAGTCTTGGTCTTGAAAATTCAAACGGTGCGCTTGTAAATAGCGTCGAAGAAGATAGCCCATCCGAACGTGCAGGCGTTGAATTCGGTGATATCATTATTGAATTTAATGGCACTGAAATTAAAGAAATGCGCGATCTGACATCAACTGTTGCAAACACTGAAATTGGCAGCACAGTACCAATGATCGTTCTTCGCGAAGGTGAGCGTAAGACACTACGCATCACAATTGATGAACTTGATGAGGGTAACGGCGACGAAGAAGAAAGCAGTGAAGGTGATGATGAAGGAAGTTCTGATACAGAATCCATCATTGACCTAACGCTTGCTGAACTTGATGATGATGCCCGTGAAGAACTTGAAATTGACGAAGACATCCAAGGTGTTCTTATTACCTCTGTTGATTATGACAGTGGCCGCGAAGGACTACGTCGACTACGTCGTGGTGATGTGATTGTCGAGGTTACTCAACGTGATGTTTCATCTATCGAAGATGTAAAAGAACGTATTGAAGCGCAAAAGAGTGCTGGCCGTTCGGTTGTTCTTCTTTCGGTTTATCGTCGCGGCGAATATGCCCACGTTCCGATCAGCCTTGATGAAGACGAAGAAGAGGAATAA